From Pseudovibrio sp. Tun.PSC04-5.I4, a single genomic window includes:
- the tgt gene encoding tRNA guanosine(34) transglycosylase Tgt, whose translation MSENKTEQAATPKPFNFTLLKTDGMARRGEITTPHGVVRTPAFMPVGTQATVKSMYPQQVRDLGADVVLGNTYHLMLRPTAERIAKLGGLHKFMGWNHTILTDSGGFQVMSLAQLRKMSEKGVTFRSHHDGSVHEMSPERSVEIQGLLGSDIQMQLDECISLPAERAEVERAMQLSLRWAERSRNQFEEMGGPGKGQGLYGIVQGGDVPELRIESAQRLGELPMEGYSVGGLAVGEPQAVMLKMLEITTPAMPVDKPRYLMGVGTPEDILESVARGIDQFDCVMPTRAGRHGLAYTRYGKVNLRNARHQEDPRPLDESSNCEASRDHSRAYLHHLVRVSEGLAAMLITWNNLAYYQTLMQEIRDAIDAGNFEEFRQKTKADWARGDIEPYVWS comes from the coding sequence ATGAGTGAAAACAAAACAGAACAGGCTGCAACTCCTAAGCCTTTCAATTTTACATTGCTTAAAACCGATGGCATGGCGCGCCGAGGTGAGATCACCACTCCTCACGGTGTCGTGCGTACGCCTGCTTTTATGCCAGTGGGAACACAAGCGACTGTTAAATCTATGTACCCGCAGCAGGTGCGTGATCTAGGTGCAGATGTTGTGCTCGGCAACACCTATCACCTGATGCTGCGCCCAACGGCGGAACGCATTGCTAAACTTGGCGGCCTGCATAAATTCATGGGCTGGAACCACACGATCCTGACGGATTCTGGCGGGTTTCAGGTGATGTCATTGGCTCAGCTGCGCAAAATGAGTGAGAAGGGCGTCACGTTTCGGTCTCACCATGATGGGTCTGTGCATGAAATGAGCCCTGAGCGTTCTGTTGAAATTCAGGGACTGCTTGGCTCTGATATTCAAATGCAACTGGATGAATGCATTAGCCTTCCCGCTGAGCGGGCTGAGGTTGAGCGCGCTATGCAGCTGTCGCTTCGGTGGGCTGAACGTTCTCGTAACCAGTTTGAGGAAATGGGCGGTCCCGGCAAAGGGCAGGGTCTTTACGGTATTGTACAGGGCGGTGATGTTCCTGAACTTCGCATCGAATCTGCGCAACGCCTTGGTGAGTTACCAATGGAAGGGTATTCTGTCGGTGGTTTGGCTGTTGGTGAGCCGCAGGCCGTTATGCTGAAAATGCTTGAGATTACAACGCCAGCTATGCCGGTTGATAAGCCACGTTACCTGATGGGTGTTGGTACTCCGGAAGATATTTTGGAAAGTGTTGCACGCGGTATTGATCAGTTTGACTGCGTGATGCCGACCCGCGCTGGCCGTCATGGTTTGGCGTACACGCGTTATGGCAAAGTGAACCTGCGCAATGCGCGCCATCAGGAAGATCCCCGTCCGCTGGATGAGAGCTCCAATTGCGAAGCATCCCGCGATCATTCCCGTGCTTATCTGCACCATCTGGTTCGTGTAAGCGAAGGTCTCGCCGCTATGCTGATAACCTGGAATAACCTTGCGTACTACCAGACCCTGATGCA